A stretch of the Sphingobacterium thalpophilum genome encodes the following:
- a CDS encoding rhamnogalacturonan acetylesterase gives MKHTIKWIGMALVAILLISFAKQQDRPTIYLIGDSTVKNSNKEYWGWGTLLPEFLDTTRVRVDNHAMAGRSTRTFVKEGRWARVDSLFKPGDFLLIQFGHNEGSKPDTSKQGYRGVLRGIGKDSVVLDWGNGKKETVRTYGENLRRFVMEAKKKGVTPIVLSMIPRNQWDDKGRVKRADKDFGLWAKQIAVEQGVGFLDLNSITADKYDQLGADIVKSSYFPGDHTHTNKAGARENALSVIEGFRRIKSQLVQYIK, from the coding sequence ATGAAGCATACAATAAAATGGATAGGAATGGCATTGGTAGCGATTCTTTTAATATCCTTTGCAAAGCAGCAAGATCGGCCAACGATTTATCTTATCGGTGATTCGACAGTTAAAAATAGCAATAAAGAATATTGGGGCTGGGGTACCCTGCTTCCTGAATTTTTGGATACGACACGCGTCCGTGTAGACAATCATGCGATGGCTGGACGGAGTACACGTACCTTTGTCAAAGAGGGAAGATGGGCTAGAGTTGATTCTTTGTTCAAGCCTGGAGACTTTTTATTGATTCAGTTTGGCCATAACGAGGGCAGTAAGCCCGATACCAGCAAACAGGGATATCGGGGTGTCCTGCGCGGTATCGGTAAAGATTCAGTTGTGCTGGATTGGGGCAATGGGAAAAAAGAGACCGTACGCACGTATGGTGAAAATCTACGTCGATTTGTGATGGAAGCAAAGAAAAAGGGAGTGACCCCGATTGTATTGTCCATGATTCCGCGGAACCAATGGGATGACAAAGGTAGAGTGAAACGGGCCGACAAAGACTTTGGTTTGTGGGCTAAGCAGATTGCAGTAGAGCAGGGAGTCGGTTTTTTGGATCTGAACAGTATTACCGCAGATAAATATGACCAGCTTGGTGCTGATATCGTAAAATCCAGTTATTTTCCGGGTGACCATACCCATACGAATAAAGCCGGAGCGCGAGAAAATGCATTGTCTGTTATTGAAGGATTCCGTAGGATTAAAAGCCAGTTAGTTCAATATATTAAATGA
- a CDS encoding glycoside hydrolase family 2 protein, whose product MFKIRIVFFALIYIMMAHIASAQTVKEIQYLSGTDNVHTVNWDFWVTGGRKAGKWDKIAVPSHWEQQGFGAYNYGRDYVTYGKNFIFHDEKGLYRHQFTVPKNWKGKKISLVFEGSMTDTEVKINGKPAGDIHHGAFYQFKYDVTDKLTFDKANILEATVSKMSSDKSVNNAERLADYWILGGIYRPVYLEATPQEHISWTAIDAKADGTFRSNVHLESLSKANSLSVEIKDLEGNVISSQKFPVSAKDSVKLVEMKVEKPSLWTAETPNLYQVTYTLWNGKNKGYQYQDRFGFRTIEVRQGDGIYVNGVKVKMKGVNRHVWWPETGRSVNAQLDLNDVKLIKEMNMNAVRCSHYPPDRSFLAYCDSLGLYVLDELAGWQKAYSTVVGKKLVQEMVIRDANHPSIILWSNGNEGGHNKELVDEYKKYDLSARTVIHAHHRPGNAINGIDCNHYEDFYSTKKILEGPNIYMPTEFLHAQDDGGAAAGLADIWELHWNARLGAGGFIWDFADEGIVRTDFNNVIDVNRVNAPDGILGPHREKEGSFYAIREIYAPVHITMKKLPADFNGTIPVENRYHFTDLKDCRFESKLITYQQPYAEEAGVDSVLHLVVNSPVLAPTQKGNLQLNLPNDWKQYDALVLTAIDPHGQEIYTWTWRIKSNQMLTAEILPLKSSTDVEAKEDSAHYILKANGITAFISRKTGLLVDLANEYSMKLAFNNGPVLIDGQSELKSAKRWQEGKNEVVEFAFDGHLSFIRWTMRPDGWLKLGYAYNMKKSVPYAGVSFNFPENYIIGAKWLGNGPYRVWKNRMQGVTLNTWEKMYNDGKAGIGPWTFPEFKGYFSDVSWVQFNTVQGKFLVATDQEDLFVRLFEFYGISGPKGYPQLPTGDISFLDAIPPIGTKLALGINGNAAVNGPAGELNQMDKKVNRTLYFYFGTPKGEKENTQFVMPKVNVLTD is encoded by the coding sequence ATGTTTAAAATTCGAATTGTCTTCTTTGCGCTGATATACATTATGATGGCACATATTGCCTCCGCGCAGACAGTGAAGGAAATACAGTATCTCTCGGGAACGGACAATGTTCATACGGTCAATTGGGACTTCTGGGTGACGGGAGGACGTAAAGCGGGAAAGTGGGATAAGATTGCAGTTCCCAGTCACTGGGAGCAACAGGGATTTGGGGCTTACAACTATGGTCGGGATTATGTGACCTATGGTAAGAATTTCATCTTTCACGATGAAAAAGGTTTGTATCGTCACCAGTTTACTGTTCCAAAAAATTGGAAAGGTAAAAAAATAAGTCTTGTTTTTGAAGGTTCAATGACCGACACCGAAGTTAAAATAAACGGGAAGCCAGCCGGAGATATCCATCACGGTGCCTTCTACCAGTTTAAGTACGATGTTACTGACAAGCTTACCTTTGACAAGGCCAATATACTGGAAGCTACTGTATCGAAAATGTCTTCCGATAAATCTGTCAACAATGCGGAGCGTCTTGCGGATTATTGGATTTTAGGGGGGATTTATAGACCCGTATACTTGGAGGCGACACCACAGGAGCATATCAGCTGGACAGCTATAGATGCGAAAGCAGACGGAACTTTTCGGAGCAATGTGCATTTAGAGAGCTTGTCTAAGGCCAACAGTCTATCGGTAGAGATCAAAGATCTGGAGGGGAATGTGATTTCGAGTCAGAAATTTCCGGTTAGTGCTAAAGACTCCGTGAAATTGGTCGAAATGAAAGTAGAAAAACCTTCATTATGGACCGCCGAGACACCAAACCTATATCAGGTAACCTATACCCTATGGAATGGGAAGAACAAAGGATATCAATACCAGGATCGTTTTGGTTTCAGGACGATCGAAGTTCGTCAGGGCGATGGTATCTATGTCAATGGCGTAAAAGTGAAGATGAAAGGTGTCAACCGTCATGTATGGTGGCCCGAAACCGGACGGTCGGTGAACGCACAATTGGATCTGAACGATGTTAAATTGATCAAGGAAATGAATATGAATGCGGTGCGTTGTTCGCATTATCCGCCAGACCGTTCATTTTTGGCTTATTGCGATTCATTGGGACTATATGTTTTGGATGAATTGGCCGGCTGGCAAAAGGCATACAGCACCGTTGTGGGTAAGAAACTGGTGCAAGAAATGGTTATCAGGGATGCCAATCATCCTTCCATTATTCTATGGAGCAACGGCAATGAAGGAGGACACAATAAAGAGCTTGTAGATGAGTACAAGAAATATGATCTTTCGGCTAGAACAGTAATTCATGCGCACCATAGACCGGGAAATGCCATCAATGGAATTGACTGTAACCACTATGAAGACTTTTATTCGACAAAAAAGATTCTGGAAGGTCCCAATATTTATATGCCGACCGAATTTCTCCATGCACAGGATGATGGCGGTGCTGCGGCGGGTTTGGCGGATATCTGGGAGCTGCATTGGAATGCCAGATTAGGTGCAGGCGGATTTATTTGGGATTTTGCAGATGAGGGCATTGTGCGTACAGATTTCAACAATGTGATCGATGTCAACCGCGTAAATGCTCCTGATGGAATCCTTGGGCCACATCGCGAAAAAGAGGGAAGTTTCTATGCCATTCGGGAAATCTATGCACCCGTGCATATTACGATGAAGAAATTACCTGCTGACTTCAACGGAACCATTCCGGTGGAAAATCGTTATCATTTTACCGATCTAAAAGATTGCCGGTTTGAGAGTAAACTGATTACCTATCAACAGCCCTATGCGGAAGAAGCAGGTGTGGATTCGGTGTTGCATCTAGTGGTAAATAGTCCCGTTTTGGCTCCGACGCAAAAAGGAAATTTGCAGTTGAATTTGCCTAATGACTGGAAACAGTATGATGCGCTGGTATTGACTGCGATTGATCCCCATGGGCAGGAAATTTATACCTGGACATGGCGTATAAAATCCAATCAGATGCTTACGGCTGAGATTCTGCCGTTGAAATCTTCAACCGATGTTGAAGCGAAAGAAGACAGTGCGCATTATATCCTTAAGGCAAATGGAATAACAGCATTCATTTCTAGAAAAACAGGATTATTAGTTGATCTTGCCAATGAGTATAGCATGAAATTGGCATTCAATAATGGCCCGGTACTTATCGATGGCCAGTCGGAGCTGAAAAGTGCTAAACGTTGGCAAGAGGGGAAAAATGAAGTTGTTGAGTTTGCGTTTGATGGTCATCTAAGTTTTATCCGTTGGACAATGCGCCCTGACGGTTGGTTAAAACTTGGTTATGCATATAATATGAAGAAATCAGTACCCTATGCGGGCGTCAGCTTTAACTTTCCTGAAAACTATATTATCGGGGCCAAGTGGCTTGGTAATGGGCCTTATCGCGTATGGAAGAATAGGATGCAAGGCGTCACACTAAATACATGGGAAAAAATGTACAATGATGGCAAAGCAGGTATTGGGCCATGGACATTTCCTGAATTTAAAGGCTACTTCTCCGATGTTAGTTGGGTACAATTCAATACCGTGCAAGGCAAGTTTTTGGTCGCAACAGATCAGGAAGATTTATTTGTGCGATTGTTTGAGTTTTATGGGATTTCAGGCCCTAAAGGCTATCCACAGTTGCCGACGGGGGATATTTCCTTTTTGGATGCTATTCCCCCTATTGGAACAAAGCTGGCGTTAGGAATCAATGGAAATGCTGCTGTGAATGGACCTGCAGGTGAGCTTAATCAAATGGATAAAAAGGTTAATCGGACACTCTATTTTTACTTTGGTACACCGAAGGGCGAAAAAGAGAATACACAATTTGTCATGCCTAAGGTTAATGTATTGACAGATTAA
- a CDS encoding rhamnogalacturonidase encodes MKKFFRFLHVLASIAILSCAQAQEKFPDGTAISKWFETVKSTEIATLGKKFLITDFGVTKDSTLVQTAKIQQAIDKAYASGGGVVVVPKGIYLSGSLFFKPKTHLYLEEGAVLKGSDDIADFALAETRMEGQTVKYFLALVNADQVDGFTISGKGTLDGNGLRYWRSFWLRRQFNPQCTNMDEMRPRLLYVSNSKDVQISGIRLINSPFWTSHYYKCGNLKLIGLHISAPKEPVKAPSSDAIDLDVCRNVLIKDCYLSVNDDAIALKGGKGPKSDKDPNNGPNSNIIIENCFFGFCHSALTCGSESIHSYNVIFRNNTLDKARKLLQLKMRPDTPQEYENILIENIKGNVNSMLFIKPWTQFFDLKGEKDIKMSYARNIVLRNIDLDCDIVFDVLNSTQYVLSDFTFQNMHVRAAKDPVIHKEYIKNFVLNNVTVNNKKQ; translated from the coding sequence ATGAAAAAATTCTTTCGATTTTTACATGTACTCGCATCAATAGCGATTCTATCCTGCGCACAGGCACAAGAAAAGTTTCCGGATGGAACAGCAATCTCAAAATGGTTTGAGACGGTAAAATCGACTGAGATAGCAACGCTCGGCAAGAAATTTCTGATTACGGATTTTGGTGTTACGAAGGATAGCACCCTGGTGCAAACGGCCAAGATCCAACAAGCAATTGATAAAGCCTATGCAAGCGGTGGTGGAGTTGTCGTCGTGCCTAAGGGTATCTATTTGAGCGGATCTTTATTCTTTAAGCCGAAAACACATTTATACTTAGAAGAAGGAGCAGTATTGAAGGGAAGCGATGATATTGCAGATTTTGCATTGGCGGAGACCCGAATGGAAGGTCAAACAGTGAAATATTTTTTGGCGCTCGTCAACGCCGATCAGGTGGATGGATTTACGATCTCAGGCAAGGGTACACTCGATGGAAATGGTTTACGCTACTGGCGATCCTTTTGGCTTCGGAGACAGTTTAATCCACAATGCACAAATATGGACGAGATGCGTCCACGTTTACTTTATGTCTCTAATAGCAAAGACGTACAGATTTCAGGTATTCGCTTGATCAATTCACCGTTTTGGACCTCCCATTATTATAAGTGTGGAAATCTCAAATTGATCGGCCTACATATTTCAGCGCCAAAGGAACCTGTCAAGGCGCCTAGTTCCGATGCAATTGATTTGGATGTCTGCCGCAACGTACTGATTAAGGATTGCTACTTATCCGTCAACGATGATGCAATTGCGTTAAAAGGTGGCAAAGGCCCCAAGTCCGACAAAGATCCTAATAATGGCCCTAATTCAAATATTATTATCGAAAATTGTTTTTTTGGATTTTGTCATAGCGCGCTGACTTGTGGCAGTGAATCCATTCACAGTTACAATGTGATTTTTAGAAATAATACTTTAGATAAAGCACGCAAGCTGTTGCAATTAAAGATGCGTCCTGACACACCACAGGAATATGAAAATATATTGATCGAAAATATAAAGGGAAATGTCAATAGCATGCTCTTTATCAAACCTTGGACCCAATTTTTCGATTTAAAAGGCGAGAAAGATATCAAAATGTCCTATGCAAGAAATATAGTGCTGCGCAACATTGATCTGGATTGCGACATCGTATTTGACGTCCTCAATTCAACGCAATATGTGCTATCGGATTTTACATTTCAGAATATGCATGTTCGTGCCGCCAAAGATCCTGTCATTCACAAGGAATATATTAAAAACTTTGTTCTAAATAATGTAACTGTTAATAATAAAAAGCAATAA
- a CDS encoding rhamnogalacturonan lyase, which translates to MMKTKLILLTGALIGSLAVSAQRKMEFLDRGMVGIKTTDNSVFLSWRLLGTDDFDTAFAIYRKEGNGQQKKLNTSPLTKGTNFLDDDVDVNQDVTYILDMVAGGKETEVAKLTLPKEQKVQQYLNIQLRTPEGYTPGDVSVGDLDGDGTYELIVHQTGVGHDNAHNGITSEPILQAYKLDGTFLWEINLGKNIREGAHYTQFMVYDLDSDGRAELVCKTADGTKDGLGNVIGNAKADWRDTVSNSPTVGRILKGPEYLTVFDGLTGKALSTVDYLPERGDLRSWGDTNANRSDRFLACVAYLDGVHPSVVMTRGYYERTALAAWDFKDKKLVSRWVFDSKFRKDPYSGQGYHNLTVADVDQDGKDEIVFGSMVIDDDGKGLYSTGLGHGDALHVADLDPERPGLEIFGIHELKGGRKGTGVAMLDAKTGAILFKNAMDQDVPRGVAGNIDPRHKGAYLWWLGSRDMYDAKGNKVGPAPRSTNFLIWWDADLSRELLNSNYIEKYKNGKTQRIFTAMGASSINGTKSTPNLSADIFGDWREELILRAEDNQSLRVYTSTIPTEHRLYTLMHDPQYRLSIAWQNVGYNQPPHTGYYLGVGMDRPVKPNIRLIRTADKK; encoded by the coding sequence ATGATGAAGACAAAACTTATTCTTTTGACAGGAGCACTGATCGGTTCTCTTGCTGTTTCCGCCCAACGTAAAATGGAGTTTTTGGATCGGGGGATGGTCGGCATAAAAACGACGGACAACTCTGTTTTTTTGAGCTGGCGTTTGCTTGGTACTGACGATTTTGATACGGCCTTTGCAATTTATAGAAAGGAGGGGAATGGCCAGCAGAAAAAGTTGAATACTTCACCGTTGACCAAAGGGACTAACTTTTTGGACGATGATGTCGATGTGAATCAAGATGTAACTTATATTCTGGATATGGTGGCCGGAGGAAAAGAAACAGAAGTCGCTAAGCTGACCTTGCCGAAGGAACAAAAAGTACAGCAATACCTGAATATTCAATTACGTACCCCCGAAGGCTACACCCCGGGGGATGTTTCTGTGGGCGACCTGGATGGAGATGGAACCTATGAACTTATCGTTCACCAGACTGGAGTTGGACACGACAATGCGCACAATGGAATTACTTCAGAACCTATATTGCAAGCGTATAAACTTGATGGTACTTTTCTGTGGGAAATCAATTTGGGCAAGAATATCCGGGAAGGGGCACATTATACCCAATTTATGGTGTATGATCTCGACAGTGACGGCCGCGCAGAGCTGGTCTGTAAAACCGCCGACGGTACAAAAGATGGACTGGGAAATGTTATTGGTAATGCAAAGGCCGATTGGCGCGATACCGTATCAAACTCGCCTACTGTCGGTCGTATATTGAAAGGACCTGAATATTTAACCGTATTTGATGGATTGACGGGCAAAGCCCTGAGCACGGTAGATTATCTGCCTGAGCGTGGCGATTTACGTTCATGGGGAGATACCAATGCCAATCGCAGTGATCGATTTTTAGCCTGTGTAGCCTATCTGGATGGCGTACACCCCAGTGTTGTCATGACCAGAGGATATTATGAGCGTACAGCCCTGGCAGCATGGGACTTCAAGGATAAAAAATTGGTAAGCCGTTGGGTATTCGATAGTAAATTTCGTAAAGATCCTTATTCTGGTCAGGGATACCACAATCTCACGGTTGCGGATGTCGACCAGGATGGCAAAGATGAAATTGTCTTTGGTTCGATGGTTATTGATGATGATGGTAAAGGTTTATACAGTACGGGTCTGGGGCATGGTGACGCGCTGCATGTCGCTGATTTGGATCCGGAAAGACCCGGTCTGGAGATTTTTGGAATTCATGAATTAAAAGGTGGTCGAAAAGGAACTGGTGTGGCCATGTTGGATGCTAAAACAGGAGCCATATTATTTAAAAATGCCATGGATCAAGACGTCCCCCGCGGTGTTGCGGGAAATATTGACCCCCGTCATAAAGGGGCATACCTGTGGTGGCTGGGATCTAGAGATATGTATGATGCCAAAGGAAATAAGGTAGGTCCGGCACCGAGATCGACCAATTTTTTGATCTGGTGGGATGCTGATTTAAGTCGGGAACTCTTAAACAGCAATTATATTGAAAAATATAAAAACGGGAAAACGCAACGGATCTTTACGGCAATGGGTGCATCATCGATCAATGGCACTAAAAGTACACCCAATCTAAGTGCAGATATCTTTGGCGACTGGCGTGAAGAGCTGATTCTGCGTGCCGAAGACAACCAGAGTCTACGCGTATATACGTCCACCATTCCCACAGAACACCGCCTGTATACCCTAATGCACGATCCGCAATATCGCTTGAGCATAGCTTGGCAAAATGTAGGCTATAACCAGCCGCCACATACTGGATATTATCTCGGCGTGGGGATGGATCGCCCGGTTAAACCAAACATTCGGTTGATCAGGACGGCGGACAAAAAGTAA
- a CDS encoding rhamnogalacturonan acetylesterase, with translation MKLKLLPWAAVFFAVISMSFLEQQRKPTLFIIGDSTVKNGQGNGSNGQWGWGSFIGQYFKADKIEVKNRALGGTSTRTFYNNPKLWQKVLDSIQPGDFVLMQFGHNDSSPIVDTLRARGTIKGNGDDYQEVYNPLLKQHEVVYSYGFYLRRFVKNIQDKGATAIICSPIPRNAWEGNQVRRSDYAVWAKEAAKQAGAFFIPLQDLVIAQYEALGKSTVEAEFFGSTDATHTNKAGALLNAKLLAEQLKAKGKIGLKKFM, from the coding sequence ATGAAATTGAAATTGTTGCCATGGGCTGCGGTCTTTTTTGCTGTAATCAGCATGTCGTTTTTGGAACAGCAACGTAAACCGACCTTGTTTATTATTGGCGATTCCACCGTAAAAAATGGACAGGGAAATGGTTCAAACGGACAATGGGGATGGGGGAGCTTTATTGGTCAGTATTTTAAAGCGGATAAGATCGAAGTGAAGAACCGTGCACTGGGAGGTACGAGCACGCGGACTTTTTATAATAATCCCAAGCTTTGGCAGAAGGTTCTGGATAGTATACAGCCCGGGGACTTTGTACTCATGCAGTTTGGGCATAATGATTCAAGTCCCATTGTGGATACGTTGCGTGCCCGTGGGACGATAAAGGGAAATGGCGACGATTATCAGGAAGTGTATAACCCGTTGTTGAAGCAACACGAAGTTGTCTATAGTTATGGTTTTTACTTACGTCGATTTGTGAAAAATATTCAAGATAAGGGCGCTACAGCAATTATCTGTTCACCTATTCCGCGCAACGCCTGGGAGGGTAACCAGGTGCGCAGATCGGATTATGCTGTATGGGCCAAGGAGGCTGCAAAGCAAGCCGGTGCGTTCTTTATACCCCTGCAGGATCTAGTGATCGCGCAGTATGAAGCTCTCGGGAAAAGCACCGTAGAAGCTGAATTTTTTGGTTCCACAGATGCGACACATACCAATAAGGCCGGCGCTTTACTCAATGCCAAATTGCTGGCGGAACAACTGAAAGCGAAAGGCAAAATTGGCTTAAAGAAATTTATGTAA
- a CDS encoding glycoside hydrolase family 28 protein has product MRYKLIFSLILCSIVVTRLSIAQTGKIKQEQINIQAPFEIPVFNVPNFEHCKNYDIRDFGARQGDKKSTTAAIAKAIDLATKSGGTIIIPPGEWTTKAIHLKSNVNLHVSAGATLLFSGDPKDYLPAVHSSWEGLECYNYSPLIYAYEATNVAITGKGTLKADLSVWEKWFPRPKPHMESIKNLYNWAQEGVPVEQRLMVNDTSNLRPQFIQFNRCQHVRVEDIKIRNSPFWTLHLYLTKDALVRGVDIYAHGHNNDGIDPEMSQNVLIENCVFDQGDDAIALKSGRNPEGWRLKTPTKNIVIRNCEIRDGHQLLAVGSELSGGIENIYVDNCTVLPNEKLMHLLFIKTNERMGGYAKNIYFSNIKAKNLKEGILGIDTDVLYQWRTLVPTKVKKLTPIKNIYLSHIQAEVGQFVSKINGNPELPIQTVQLKDVHLIETTSTAIQNKYVNDFSYNN; this is encoded by the coding sequence ATGAGATATAAGTTAATATTTTCCCTCATTTTATGCTCAATCGTTGTCACTCGATTGAGCATTGCACAAACAGGTAAGATCAAACAAGAACAGATCAACATCCAGGCACCTTTTGAAATTCCTGTATTCAACGTACCCAATTTCGAACATTGTAAAAACTACGATATCCGCGATTTTGGCGCGCGTCAGGGCGACAAGAAAAGTACCACTGCCGCAATTGCGAAAGCAATTGATCTCGCGACAAAGTCTGGTGGAACTATCATCATCCCTCCAGGTGAGTGGACAACCAAGGCAATCCACTTAAAGAGCAATGTCAACTTACATGTCAGTGCAGGGGCTACCTTATTGTTTTCGGGCGACCCGAAAGACTATTTACCTGCTGTTCACAGTAGCTGGGAAGGGCTTGAGTGCTATAATTATTCGCCGTTGATCTATGCATACGAAGCGACAAATGTTGCTATCACGGGGAAAGGAACACTAAAAGCAGATCTGAGCGTCTGGGAGAAATGGTTTCCGAGACCAAAACCGCACATGGAAAGTATCAAAAATCTCTATAACTGGGCGCAAGAAGGGGTCCCTGTCGAACAACGGCTTATGGTCAATGACACATCCAACCTTAGACCTCAGTTTATTCAATTTAACCGTTGCCAACATGTCCGGGTCGAAGATATCAAGATCCGAAACAGTCCTTTTTGGACCTTGCACCTCTATTTAACGAAAGATGCACTTGTCCGTGGTGTTGACATTTACGCGCATGGGCATAACAATGATGGAATTGACCCAGAAATGAGTCAGAATGTATTGATTGAAAATTGCGTATTTGATCAAGGGGATGATGCCATCGCATTGAAGTCAGGTAGAAATCCTGAAGGTTGGAGATTGAAAACGCCAACAAAAAATATTGTGATCCGCAATTGCGAGATTCGTGACGGTCATCAGCTCCTGGCTGTTGGGAGTGAGCTTTCGGGCGGAATCGAAAACATCTATGTGGACAATTGCACTGTACTGCCCAATGAGAAACTCATGCATCTACTCTTCATCAAAACCAATGAACGGATGGGCGGTTATGCCAAGAACATTTATTTTTCAAATATCAAAGCCAAAAACCTTAAAGAAGGTATACTCGGAATTGATACCGATGTACTCTATCAATGGCGAACTTTGGTCCCTACCAAAGTAAAAAAACTGACACCAATAAAGAATATCTATCTTTCCCACATTCAAGCGGAAGTAGGCCAGTTTGTATCCAAGATCAATGGTAATCCGGAGCTTCCCATTCAGACGGTTCAATTGAAGGACGTACATCTTATAGAAACAACATCAACTGCTATCCAAAACAAATATGTCAATGATTTTTCCTACAACAATTAG